In Cupriavidus basilensis, the following proteins share a genomic window:
- a CDS encoding DUF3820 family protein codes for MNPEHLPLLLTRTMPYGKYKGRVIASLPGTYLNWFAREGFPPGEIGQLLALMHELDHNGLTSLLDPLRGRYRPQA; via the coding sequence ATGAATCCCGAACACCTGCCACTCCTGCTCACCCGCACCATGCCCTACGGCAAGTACAAGGGCCGCGTCATCGCCAGCCTGCCGGGCACCTACCTGAACTGGTTCGCGCGCGAAGGCTTTCCGCCGGGCGAGATCGGCCAGTTGCTGGCCCTGATGCATGAACTCGACCACAACGGCCTGACCAGCCTGCTGGATCCGCTGCGCGGGCGCTATCGGCCCCAGGCGTAG
- a CDS encoding DUF2127 domain-containing protein: MAKQGTGAGLKSIALFEAAKGLLVILAGLGLVALLHRDAQALAEAIVARLHLNPGSRYPTIFLSLMAHPSDARLWAIGGSAAMYAAMRLTEAYGLWRQRVWAKWLGVWSGAVYIPVELYEAVVRPSAIHVGLAIANVLIVAYLANSIRRNPAGA; encoded by the coding sequence ATGGCAAAGCAAGGCACAGGCGCTGGCCTGAAAAGCATCGCCCTGTTCGAGGCCGCCAAGGGTCTGCTGGTGATCCTGGCGGGGCTGGGCCTGGTGGCGCTGCTGCACCGGGACGCACAGGCGCTGGCCGAGGCCATTGTCGCCCGCCTGCACCTGAACCCGGGGAGCCGCTACCCGACCATTTTCCTGTCGCTGATGGCCCATCCGAGCGACGCGCGCCTGTGGGCCATTGGCGGATCTGCCGCGATGTACGCAGCCATGCGTCTCACGGAGGCCTACGGCCTGTGGCGTCAGCGCGTGTGGGCGAAATGGCTGGGCGTATGGTCGGGCGCGGTCTACATTCCGGTGGAACTGTACGAGGCGGTGGTGCGTCCCAGCGCAATTCACGTCGGGCTGGCCATTGCCAATGTACTGATCGTGGCCTACCTGGCCAACAGCATCAGGCGCAATCCGGCCGGCGCCTAG
- the rrtA gene encoding rhombosortase, translating into MTPRRAAGGWLLLALALVALQAAGPALTQALRFDREAMLAGQTWRLLSCHFVHLGWAHCLLNVAGLLMLAAILPARMRAWRVVPPLAAMTGLLLLAGEPELLRYAGFSGINYGLAMVALLPRARRDGLAAMLLVALTARAGWQILAGPAEDAGAWLGGPVVASAHLYGLAAGALLAWPRREAPATARRRPDCA; encoded by the coding sequence ATGACGCCGCGGCGCGCCGCTGGCGGGTGGCTGCTGCTGGCGCTGGCGCTGGTCGCGCTCCAGGCGGCAGGGCCTGCGCTAACGCAGGCCCTGCGCTTTGACCGCGAGGCCATGCTCGCCGGCCAGACCTGGCGCTTGCTGAGCTGCCATTTCGTGCATCTCGGCTGGGCGCATTGCCTGCTCAACGTGGCGGGCCTGCTGATGCTGGCGGCGATCCTGCCGGCGCGCATGCGCGCATGGCGGGTGGTGCCGCCATTGGCGGCCATGACAGGATTGCTGCTGCTAGCCGGCGAGCCGGAGCTGCTCCGCTATGCGGGCTTCTCCGGCATCAACTACGGGCTTGCCATGGTCGCCCTGCTGCCCCGGGCCCGCCGCGATGGCCTCGCGGCGATGCTGCTGGTCGCGCTGACGGCGCGCGCGGGCTGGCAGATCCTGGCGGGGCCCGCCGAGGACGCAGGCGCGTGGCTGGGCGGCCCGGTCGTGGCCAGCGCCCACCTGTACGGCCTGGCGGCTGGCGCATTGCTGGCCTGGCCACGCCGGGAGGCGCCCGCGACCGCTAGGCGCCGGCCGGATTGCGCCTGA
- a CDS encoding ExeM/NucH family extracellular endonuclease, with protein MRLFLPKPFLHGCLPRILPRCLPPWLALLCFTLPAHADAGYRDQARALLPPPTAQCGAPATPIANLRDESEGTPSIGRRVALEAVVTADYSGADGLSGFFVQQADAQRQRRPGVSEGMFVHAPRAAARAGDLVRVLGTVEERAGQMRLRLSGPATVCAGGQAVTPETITLPTPHTGSLAAYEGMLVRLPQTLTVSETFELGRYGSVVLSLGRPPLPTNVALPGEAAAAQAAANALNRLVLDDGYSRQNPPRVIHPAPGLSASNTLRSGDTVANVQGVLEWRANAWRIQPLPGAPLPAFQPANPRTGAPARAAHTDLRVAAFNVENYFNGDGRGAGFDDPGNRGAKTAAEFARQEAKILSALQGLNADVIGLMEIENNGHGELSAIHRLAGKLGPDWRFIHPGREQLGGDVIKVALVYNASKVEPVGTPATLALGARTRQPLAATFRLPGQPAKLTVVVNHFKSKRCKDARGVNADQRDGQSCWNPTRVAAASRIADWLATSPTGVQDDGKLVIGDLNSYAQEDPIRLLAERGYADMIARFAEAGTPSYSYVFGGEAGYIDHALADAGAASRTLAARHWHINADEPISLAYALAHKSEAQQQSFYAPDAYRSSDHDPLVVDLAMRGDGVATGGSAGSAGTAGTDGSAESTSTHNGAGGGTGANASKESIEKAQAGAGATDPWLLWALAGATALTAWHWFVRRVLPRWLA; from the coding sequence ATGCGCCTGTTCTTGCCAAAGCCTTTCCTCCACGGCTGCCTGCCGCGCATTCTGCCGCGCTGCCTGCCACCCTGGCTGGCCTTGCTCTGCTTTACCTTGCCCGCCCATGCCGACGCGGGCTATCGCGATCAGGCGCGGGCGCTGCTGCCCCCGCCCACCGCGCAATGCGGCGCGCCAGCCACGCCGATCGCGAACCTGCGGGACGAAAGCGAGGGCACGCCGTCGATCGGGCGAAGGGTCGCGCTGGAGGCGGTGGTCACGGCCGACTACTCGGGCGCCGACGGCCTCAGCGGCTTCTTCGTGCAGCAGGCCGACGCCCAGCGCCAGCGTCGTCCAGGCGTGTCGGAGGGCATGTTCGTCCATGCGCCGCGCGCGGCCGCGCGGGCAGGCGATCTGGTGCGCGTGCTCGGCACGGTGGAGGAGCGCGCGGGCCAGATGCGGCTGAGGCTGTCCGGCCCGGCCACGGTGTGCGCGGGGGGCCAGGCGGTCACCCCGGAAACCATCACGCTGCCCACGCCGCACACGGGTTCGCTGGCGGCCTATGAGGGCATGCTGGTGCGGCTGCCGCAGACCCTCACCGTCAGCGAGACCTTCGAACTCGGCCGCTACGGCAGCGTGGTGCTCAGCCTCGGCCGCCCGCCGCTGCCCACCAACGTGGCCTTGCCCGGGGAAGCCGCCGCCGCACAGGCTGCCGCCAATGCGCTCAATCGCCTGGTGCTGGACGACGGCTACAGCCGGCAAAACCCGCCGCGCGTCATCCATCCCGCACCGGGCCTGAGCGCATCGAACACACTGCGCAGCGGGGACACCGTCGCCAATGTGCAGGGCGTGCTGGAATGGCGCGCAAACGCCTGGCGCATCCAGCCGCTCCCCGGCGCGCCGCTACCGGCGTTCCAGCCTGCCAACCCGCGCACCGGCGCCCCGGCACGCGCCGCCCACACCGATCTGCGCGTGGCGGCGTTCAATGTCGAGAACTACTTCAACGGCGACGGCCGCGGCGCGGGCTTCGATGACCCCGGCAATCGCGGCGCAAAGACGGCCGCTGAGTTCGCCCGCCAGGAAGCCAAGATCCTGAGCGCATTGCAAGGCCTGAACGCCGACGTGATCGGCCTGATGGAAATCGAAAACAATGGCCATGGCGAGTTGAGCGCCATCCACCGGCTCGCGGGCAAGCTCGGGCCGGACTGGCGCTTCATCCATCCCGGCCGGGAGCAACTGGGCGGCGACGTCATCAAGGTCGCACTGGTCTACAACGCCAGCAAGGTGGAACCCGTCGGCACGCCGGCCACCCTGGCGCTGGGCGCGAGAACCCGCCAGCCGCTGGCCGCCACCTTCCGCCTGCCGGGCCAGCCCGCCAAGCTCACGGTGGTGGTGAACCATTTCAAGTCCAAGCGCTGCAAGGACGCGCGCGGCGTCAATGCGGACCAGCGCGATGGCCAGAGCTGCTGGAATCCCACGCGCGTGGCGGCGGCCAGCCGCATTGCCGATTGGCTGGCCACCTCGCCCACCGGCGTGCAGGACGATGGCAAGCTCGTGATTGGCGACCTCAACAGTTACGCACAGGAAGACCCGATCCGCCTGCTGGCGGAGCGCGGCTATGCGGATATGATCGCGCGCTTCGCCGAAGCCGGCACCCCCTCCTACAGCTATGTCTTTGGCGGCGAGGCCGGCTACATCGACCACGCGCTCGCCGATGCGGGGGCGGCGAGCCGCACCCTCGCGGCGCGCCATTGGCACATCAACGCCGACGAGCCGATCTCCCTGGCCTATGCGCTGGCCCACAAGAGCGAGGCACAGCAGCAATCCTTCTATGCACCCGACGCCTATCGCTCGTCCGACCACGACCCGCTGGTGGTCGACCTTGCCATGCGCGGCGATGGCGTGGCCACGGGCGGCTCAGCGGGCTCAGCGGGCACAGCAGGCACAGACGGCAGCGCGGAAAGTACCAGCACGCACAATGGCGCCGGCGGTGGCACCGGCGCGAATGCCAGCAAGGAATCCATCGAGAAAGCGCAAGCCGGCGCTGGCGCCACGGATCCCTGGCTGCTCTGGGCGTTGGCGGGCGCCACGGCGCTCACCGCGTGGCACTGGTTTGTGCGCCGCGTCCTGCCGCGCTGGCTGGCGTGA
- a CDS encoding HAD family hydrolase, translating to MTVRAVVFDFGGVLFDWNPEYLYRELIPDPQERARFLSEVCSPAWNIRQDAGRPLHEATESLVAEHPAQAGLIRAFYGRWPQMLRGTLADGVALLQRLHDAQVPLFGLTNWSSETYPHAVRIGDFLSWFRDILVSGEVGVAKPDPAIYRLMQARIDASLPGVAPGELLFIDDNAANVAAATALGWQAVQHASAARTASALRAAGLHF from the coding sequence GTGACTGTCCGTGCCGTAGTGTTCGATTTTGGTGGTGTGCTGTTCGACTGGAACCCGGAATACCTGTATCGCGAATTGATTCCGGATCCGCAGGAGCGCGCCCGGTTCTTGTCGGAGGTGTGCTCGCCGGCATGGAATATCCGCCAGGATGCCGGCAGGCCGCTGCACGAGGCCACCGAGTCCCTGGTGGCCGAGCATCCCGCGCAGGCCGGCCTGATCCGCGCGTTCTATGGCCGCTGGCCGCAGATGCTGCGCGGCACGCTGGCCGATGGCGTGGCGCTGCTGCAGCGCTTGCACGATGCGCAGGTGCCGCTGTTCGGGCTGACCAACTGGTCCAGCGAAACCTATCCGCATGCCGTGCGCATCGGTGATTTCCTGTCATGGTTCCGCGATATCCTGGTGTCCGGCGAGGTTGGCGTGGCCAAGCCCGACCCGGCCATCTACCGGCTCATGCAGGCGCGCATCGATGCCAGCCTGCCGGGCGTCGCGCCAGGAGAGCTGCTGTTCATCGATGACAACGCGGCCAATGTGGCTGCGGCAACCGCGCTGGGCTGGCAGGCCGTGCAACACGCCAGTGCCGCGCGGACCGCAAGCGCGCTGCGCGCGGCAGGGTTGCATTTCTAG
- a CDS encoding CDP-alcohol phosphatidyltransferase family protein, which produces MASPPERPKHFSMIRELHLADLFTLGNAACGMASVFFAMFYIASGSSAHFMAAAALAPAAFIFDVLDGRIARWRHQHSALGRELDSLADIISFGVGPATLAFAAGMRGGWDMAALIYFVCCGVSRLARFNVTAETLSEGSDKVAYFEGTPIPTSVLLTAVLAFCAWQGRVGDALYGGVWSIGPADLHPLALLFVLSGSLMISKTLRIPKM; this is translated from the coding sequence ATGGCATCCCCACCCGAACGTCCCAAGCATTTCTCCATGATCCGCGAGTTGCATCTTGCCGATCTGTTCACACTGGGCAACGCCGCCTGCGGCATGGCATCGGTGTTTTTCGCCATGTTCTACATCGCTTCGGGCTCGTCAGCGCATTTCATGGCGGCGGCAGCGCTGGCGCCTGCGGCCTTCATTTTCGACGTGCTGGACGGGCGCATCGCGCGCTGGCGCCACCAGCATTCCGCGCTGGGCCGCGAGCTGGACTCGCTCGCCGACATCATTTCCTTCGGAGTCGGCCCGGCCACGCTGGCGTTCGCCGCGGGCATGCGCGGCGGCTGGGACATGGCGGCGCTGATCTACTTCGTCTGCTGCGGCGTGAGCCGGCTGGCACGCTTCAACGTCACCGCCGAGACCTTGTCCGAGGGCAGCGACAAGGTGGCGTATTTCGAGGGCACGCCGATTCCCACCAGCGTGCTGCTGACCGCCGTGCTGGCCTTTTGCGCGTGGCAGGGCCGGGTGGGCGACGCGCTCTACGGCGGCGTGTGGTCGATCGGCCCTGCGGACCTGCATCCGCTCGCGCTGCTGTTCGTGCTCTCCGGCTCGCTGATGATCAGCAAGACCCTGCGCATCCCGAAGATGTAG
- a CDS encoding phosphocholine-specific phospholipase C → MPDRRRFLRSAAGTVAAASTLGLLPPAIRKALAIPANHRAGTLRDVEHIVVLMQENRAFDHYFGAMRGVRGFADRFPVPVADAPGLTGKTVWYQRDESQPGAPATLAPFHLDTGRLFELMRITGTPHTWSNTQDAWGEGCMQHWPTFKNGHAMGYFSQADVPFQYALAEAFTVADAYHASFLGGTNTNRCFLWSGTNDPLGKGNGPAIGNTYNKLGGGKPDGGYAWTTYPERLEAAGVSWQIYQDMANNFALNATAGFKRYRDAFRGAPGAQATLKDKALSTRSLGLLRQDVLDGRLPQVSWICPTRQGSEHPGPSSPAQGAAYVSAVLDALIADPAVWSKTVLLLMFDENDGFFDHVPPPAAPSYLSWHADPAQAVLAGASTVDTRGEYHGLITGVEADDHPRYLHRPYGLGMRVPMVAISPWSKGGWVNSEVFDHTSVIRFIEARFGVPEPNITPWRRAVCGDLTSLFDFATPNHASVVASLPATAALASRAGALPGTRTPAIPALAELPSQASGTRPSRALPYALHAQALADAGHAAVHLSLASSGQAGAVFHVYDRLHLDRVPRRYTVEAGKRLTGTWDTRADGGRYDLWVLGPNGWHRHFIGSAGGASISTGPAPEIEIGYDVPARSLRIGLRNDADQACEFVLAANAYVDGAASNVTVPARARHTLAWPVHASGGWYDFTVTVAALPGYARRCAGRMETGAPSVSDPAMGGRAIGEQWRPPESSSQHA, encoded by the coding sequence ATGCCCGACAGACGTAGATTCCTGCGTTCGGCGGCTGGCACCGTCGCCGCCGCCAGCACGCTTGGCCTGCTGCCGCCAGCCATCCGCAAGGCACTGGCCATTCCCGCCAACCATCGCGCCGGCACCCTGCGCGACGTTGAGCATATCGTGGTGCTGATGCAGGAAAACCGCGCCTTCGACCATTATTTTGGCGCAATGCGGGGCGTGCGCGGCTTTGCCGACCGCTTCCCGGTGCCGGTGGCCGATGCCCCGGGCCTTACCGGCAAGACGGTTTGGTACCAGCGCGACGAAAGCCAGCCTGGCGCGCCTGCCACGCTGGCGCCGTTCCACCTGGACACCGGGCGCCTGTTCGAGCTGATGCGCATCACCGGCACGCCCCACACCTGGTCGAACACCCAGGACGCCTGGGGCGAAGGCTGCATGCAGCACTGGCCCACCTTCAAGAATGGCCACGCCATGGGCTACTTCAGCCAGGCCGACGTGCCCTTCCAGTACGCGCTCGCCGAGGCCTTTACCGTGGCAGACGCCTATCATGCCTCGTTTCTCGGGGGCACCAATACCAACCGCTGCTTCCTGTGGAGCGGCACCAACGACCCGCTGGGCAAGGGCAACGGCCCGGCCATCGGCAACACCTACAACAAGCTGGGCGGCGGCAAGCCCGACGGCGGCTATGCCTGGACCACCTATCCCGAGCGGCTGGAAGCCGCCGGCGTGTCCTGGCAGATCTACCAGGACATGGCGAACAACTTCGCGCTCAATGCCACCGCCGGTTTCAAGCGCTATCGTGACGCCTTTCGCGGCGCGCCTGGCGCGCAGGCCACGCTCAAGGACAAGGCGCTCTCCACGCGCAGCCTGGGCCTGTTGCGCCAGGACGTGCTCGATGGCCGCCTGCCACAGGTGTCGTGGATCTGCCCCACCCGCCAGGGATCGGAGCATCCCGGGCCGTCCAGCCCGGCCCAGGGCGCCGCCTACGTCAGCGCCGTGCTCGACGCGCTTATTGCCGACCCGGCCGTGTGGAGCAAGACCGTGCTGCTGCTGATGTTCGATGAGAACGACGGCTTCTTCGACCATGTGCCGCCGCCGGCAGCGCCGTCTTACCTCTCGTGGCATGCAGACCCGGCGCAAGCTGTGCTTGCCGGGGCCTCCACGGTCGACACCCGTGGCGAGTACCACGGCCTGATCACCGGGGTGGAAGCCGACGACCATCCGCGCTACCTCCACCGGCCCTACGGCCTGGGCATGCGCGTGCCAATGGTGGCGATCTCGCCCTGGAGCAAGGGCGGCTGGGTCAACTCCGAAGTGTTCGACCATACGTCGGTGATCCGCTTCATCGAGGCCCGCTTCGGTGTGCCCGAGCCCAACATCACGCCGTGGCGCCGCGCGGTCTGCGGCGATCTCACGTCGCTATTCGATTTCGCCACGCCAAACCACGCCAGCGTCGTGGCCTCGCTGCCGGCCACCGCCGCGCTTGCCTCCCGGGCGGGCGCGCTGCCCGGCACGCGTACGCCTGCCATCCCGGCGCTTGCCGAATTGCCCAGCCAGGCCAGCGGCACGCGCCCGTCGCGAGCCCTGCCATACGCGCTGCACGCGCAGGCCCTGGCCGATGCCGGCCATGCGGCAGTACACCTGAGCTTGGCCAGCAGCGGCCAGGCAGGGGCGGTATTCCACGTCTACGACAGGCTGCACCTGGACCGTGTGCCGCGCCGCTATACCGTCGAAGCCGGCAAGCGCCTGACTGGCACTTGGGACACGCGTGCCGACGGGGGGCGCTATGACCTTTGGGTGCTCGGCCCCAATGGCTGGCACCGGCATTTCATCGGATCGGCAGGTGGCGCCAGTATCAGTACGGGCCCGGCCCCCGAGATCGAGATCGGCTACGACGTCCCCGCGCGAAGCCTGCGCATTGGCCTGCGCAATGACGCGGACCAGGCCTGCGAGTTCGTGCTTGCCGCCAACGCGTACGTGGATGGCGCGGCCAGCAACGTCACCGTGCCGGCCCGCGCCAGGCACACGCTGGCGTGGCCGGTGCATGCGTCGGGCGGCTGGTACGACTTCACCGTGACGGTGGCCGCCCTGCCCGGCTACGCGCGGCGCTGCGCCGGGCGCATGGAAACGGGTGCGCCATCGGTCAGCGATCCCGCCATGGGCGGCCGTGCCATCGGGGAGCAGTGGCGGCCGCCGGAATCCTCCAGCCAGCATGCGTGA